The genomic region AGCAAGCCGCGGATGCCCCCACATGTGCCGCTTCTGCATGGAGGCGCACTTCCTTCTACCGACGCGTCACCGCAGCCTAGGGAGACTCACCGAGCTCATAGAGAAGGGCGTTGAGGCCAATGGTGTCTCGAGGGTAGCGTTCTACGCGCTAAGCTTCTTCGACCACCCGGACGCCGATAGGCTCCTCGAGAAGGTCTACGAGATGGGCTTAGAGGCGAGTATTGGTAGCCTGCGAGCAGACACGTTGACCGAGGACCGGGTAGAGGTGCTTAGTAGGCTAGGCCAGAGCGTCGTCACGGTGGCGCCTGAGACTCTCAGCCCGCGGCTATGCAGGGTTATCGGGAAATGCATACTGGGCGACAAGGTAGAGGAGGTAGCATCGTGGGCCTGGAAGAGGAGGATGCACCTCAAGCTCTACCTGATGCTCGGCCTACCCGGCGAGAGAGATGAGGACGTAGAGCAGTATGCTGAGCAACTCCGAGAACTATCGAGGAAAGCCCCCCCGCTGAGAGACGCGATAAGGGTCTCAGTGAACCCGCTCATACCGAAGCCGATGACACCCCTACAGTACCACTCCTTCATAGACAGGAGTACGTACGAGGAAAGGGTGAGGATCCTTAAGAGGGCGTCAAGCAAGGTGCTCAGCATAGAGTCGCTCAGCTACCGCTACGCATACGCCCAGGCAGTAATAGCACGAGGAGACGATGCGATCCCAGCACTGGTCAGGGAGTGGGCCAGCATGGGCGGGAGACTAGGACAGCTATGGAGAGCAGCGCGCAGCCTTGGGATAAACCTAGAAAGATACACGGGAAGTCCTGAGCCTCTATGGCATAGATTTGTTTACTTAGGATACTCTGAGAAAACGCTTCAACTCTCGTACAAATATGCATACATATTGGCAGCGTCTCAGCACTAGTTCCAGGGATTAAGCGAGGGCTCTGCCTCAATGTTGCGCGACAAGCCGGAGCTAATGGCACTCAGCATTGCCGTGGCAATAATAATTGCTGGAATTCTTACGTGGATAAGATCTGAGAGCTTAGCAAACACGTTTCTTGCAGCAATTAGTGCAGCAGCAACGGCTGCAGCCGCAATAATGATAAAGGAAATAGATATAGGTCTTAAGCAATTGAGATTTGAAGCCCTTGACAAGGCTTATGATGCTCTTGATAAAAAAGAGTTTAAGGAAAGTGTAGAAAAGGTTTGCAATTCTTATTCTCGATATTCTCAATCTAGAGACTCATTTGAAGCTTTACAAAAATGTCTTGAGTACTACGCTAGGGGTAGCGAGAACTCTGATACATCAAGTGCAAGAGCGCTCGTCCGTAGGCCTAGTATAGAGCTAAATAAAACTGGTTATTTAATATATAG from Pyrofollis japonicus harbors:
- a CDS encoding B12-binding domain-containing radical SAM protein, producing the protein MLREHGVVLKRCRGCLRVALLYPAVYEAAVASLAYQNLYYMLNSLEYVYAERFVASKMAGEEPLPRSLETGSALRDFDVVLVPVSYELDYVTLARMLLAAGIEPLAEKRRGEGPLLVLGGPVPSTNPLPALGLGDVVLVGEAEGLVEKIAEKVYEEGSRGVEALACTSGVLVKECTSPVRKHYVADLDSAFHSTMQFRVPGSGQPWGEAYMVEASRGCPHMCRFCMEAHFLLPTRHRSLGRLTELIEKGVEANGVSRVAFYALSFFDHPDADRLLEKVYEMGLEASIGSLRADTLTEDRVEVLSRLGQSVVTVAPETLSPRLCRVIGKCILGDKVEEVASWAWKRRMHLKLYLMLGLPGERDEDVEQYAEQLRELSRKAPPLRDAIRVSVNPLIPKPMTPLQYHSFIDRSTYEERVRILKRASSKVLSIESLSYRYAYAQAVIARGDDAIPALVREWASMGGRLGQLWRAARSLGINLERYTGSPEPLWHRFVYLGYSEKTLQLSYKYAYILAASQH